A window from Neoarius graeffei isolate fNeoGra1 chromosome 14, fNeoGra1.pri, whole genome shotgun sequence encodes these proteins:
- the ank3b gene encoding ankyrin-3 isoform X5 — protein sequence MCAICGPWITVIFFIIIIIYFLLFIIQLICTTMKHCSSFFCDTSTTDQFFPSGLSVFQPFLLILCWILICLFKETVERSTTRTLPAGYPHKPVFSTRSYQAWSAAPVTIPGQTKCGLGSLSSSPSNTPSASPLKSVWSLTSASPLKSTLGTTNASPVKSVSDIASPIRTYRSISSPIKTVVQQGQYPSPVSSGLMSSSFKTSTDPVSIKGLAASLSSRPISGPTSGSILDRTFSTMTPPESPKSVANLYSSALSARSTLTSATTAATPTFKTLTSLSSMKTSPDRGTVSNGTILSSFSSPAGPTVASTETVFLNGSVSPVKYPSYSSISPRLLSEGTSSLQERIQATTQAAASSVSAAFCEAEKTLIGYSTSSYDTIKSMSSPLRSNVSNSVYGSYRAPSPSGTPLSTSAMTVPVFSLVNVLPEPQEKKLLDTVSTTQTPSFTPRAKPSKPQLFIPSSAFKSATASQMSSSQDILRDVADMKEGLIKMTAILQTDAANVSKSYQSQATKESKMEDEEPFSLVEKVKEDLVKVSEILSKDVLNETKVCTKDKASEDEWEEFSKDEIEEAQQCVLKSHPAFESTLPVRPQSVQDKDLNLAKVVDYLMNDIGASSLSKIAGEKSKYNEMKEGEEKQKRTFKSEHKLKMPPPGMRTSPSEKDLCKLTDSYSGTDAILESPDDFSHDQDKSPLSDSGFETRSEKTPSAPQSAESTGPKPLFSDVPIPPVITETRTEVVHVIRSYEHPEEACEPLLEEPAAVQSPACIEADSAAGSIKDKVKAFQMKVSSEDDSVMSKSMCLKEETHITTTTRMVYHKPQLKEAGSDRIEETMSVRDIMKAFQSGRDPSKELAGLFEHKASKDSIKGDELTPRFLDKDTKPKVERIIEVHIEKGNTTDPTEVIIRETKKHPEYVSKGSRGLKELSNRVDGDFGALQDDELFTTEETVPSFLETSRVNTPVSQEEESRPGSAQLAADDSYKAFKLLSQQSIEYHDDELSELRGESYRFAEKMLLSEKLDTAQSDTEDLVINQGNGITPELGAEGFYGSKKESIFRPARETSDRFFHKDQYDKLTVLHYTTEPGSPKHTVRMRFTQDKQDRNRDKLIYEDRVDQTVKEAEEKLSEVSQFFRDKTEKLNDELQSPEKKVPMRDFRETRSGPSSVCSSPQKTKPKAEMSSDEWDKGKQKLLGSMNERKSTSLPSSPERHVQSRLNEDKSKQENGAWQSKTGDISPPVQVKTSRVSSVRLKFETEVQNQDKSIPSTQSKPPVKKLQESKLPVYQFFVGSKASKVDTTEEGKPLNKSAEGDKSKVISGQSSSVSKFGIASCSSETPDTILRKPQFEKVSKPKDETDEKLSDGNKVRTIESGKEQIRNSLKDASSIDKQSAISVDLKGQHFENELLVKEIQAELKSKTNHIDSDDTQIKTLKKKIIESQIPVRMSSGLLDTDQAKKAKQDTVVKQLEKSPSHIPTLAKTRVQGRSELSREEAVTKAFQGSAEGGGFKDPSSGNYNDTSAVEKVTTVTTRESFKGLKTLPVYVSVQVGKQGDKDLAGGANGSVRKIVSSESRTIYTVKQRQPTSPQGSPDDDTLEQISFLDSSGKSPMTPETPSSEEVSYDLTSRTPECFMAFIPGSASPIAEVSEESEDSEQGKAFTFKEPAPEKLRDTMPANRCQDTRQTSKDKRVAYIEFPPPPPLDPDSSQTEKKGSSPSLEMDTDLMEVNLQEEHDKHLLAEPIIRVHPPSPVPPGANDSDSSEDESVFQPIPVKKYTFKIEEQDHEKESKPKKHDRNGNHKESGINGNGKAEDNDYEQNGNDQSITDCSIATTAEFSHDTDATEIDSLDGYDFQDEDDGLHEHDTKPFGFSSDNRKDIWASESMLRPSDRSFSQSKLEVIEEESPTEEYKKANAKSDPSVKKAENGKEKDKDKTQSKEEGLPDTYFSYKLEEEFNTPFKTVATKGLDFDPWSSKGGDDEVVDARIKDDEPKPFGLAIDEKSQATTPDTTPARTPTDESTPTSEPNPFPFHEGKMFEMTRSGAIDMSKRDFVEERLQFFQIGPQSPCERTDLRMAIVADHLGLSWTELAREMDFSVDEINHIRVDNPNSLTAQSFMLLKKWVSRDGKNATTDALTAALTKINRMDIVTLLEGPIFDYGNISGTRCFADDNAVFRDQADGYHDISLELQSPSELSYEPPTPLRQDDFFSEDGSVVSPNRIIIRPNELSLPTTSRDALSSDAPPPTVVAEDTSVGGRRSYSQEWGSTEDDLELHDSDDVSKHPEVFTQSALQEQEVPPSEAHGARESGRSGFGEEEEEEEEEEMAKEKPKSLFKGINLEEGSENEDITKERVQANLSPVEQAEKEISSIAGLQEGPSSVSKEISASVLNTDTQMQQERSQKPTSTPPVLQAERQNGEHPELLAQAGSLLEPQEPLSKLKGKGSKDSEKMDRITPDDTTAGLGTMEEETAEPKAKVGEGDKKKEGRQRGKKGQS from the exons ATGTGTGCCATTTGTGGACCATGGAtcacagtgattttttttattattattattatttattttttgctcttCATCATTCAACTCATTTGTACCACCATGAAGCATTGTTCTTCTTTCTTCTGTGATACAAGCACCACTGACCAATTTTTCCCCTCTGGTCTCTCTGTTTTTCAACCATTTTTGTTGATTTTGTGTTGGATTTTAATTTGTCTGTTTAAAGAAACAGTTGAGCGAAGTACAACAAGAACACTGCCTGCTGGTTACCCTCACAAACCTGTCTTTTCAACAAGATCTTACCAGGCATGGTCGGCTGCTCCTGTTACCATCCCTGGGCAAACAAAATGTGGACTGGGTTCCCTCTCCAGCTCACCTTCCAACACGCCATCTGCTTCGCCATTAAAGTCAGTCTGGTCATTAACCTCAGCTTCTCCACTCAAGTCCACCCTGGGAACCACAAATGCATCTCCTGTAAAGTCTGTTAGTGACATAGCATCACCCATTAGAACATACAGATCTATATCTTCACCTATAAAAACTGTCGTTCAGCAAGGCCAGTACCCTTCTCCAGTTTCTAGTGGTCTCATGTCTTCATCTTTTAAAACCAGCACAGATCCTGTATCGATCAAAGGACTtgctgcttcactgtcttcaagaCCTATCTCTGGACCAACATCTGGTTCTATACTTGATAGAACATTCTCCACAATGACCCCCCCTGAATCTCCAAAGTCAGTTGCAAATTTGTATTCTTCAGCTTTGTCAGCCCGATCAACTCTTACTTCCGCTACTACTGCAGCAACACCCACATTTAAAACCTTAACAAGTCTGTCGTCTATGAAAACTTCTCCAGATCGAGGTACGGTCTCCAATGGAACAATTCTCTCATCGTTCTCTTCACCAGCTGGGCCTACTGTTGCCTCAACTGAAACGGTCTTTCTTAACGGATCTGTGTCACCAGTCAAATATCCTTCTTATTCTTCTATATCACCCCGTTTACTCTCAGAAGGAACTAGCAGTTTGCAGGAGAGGATACAAGCTACAACACAAGCAGCTGCTTCCAGTGTTAGTGCAGCTTTTTGTGAGGCTGAAAAAACTCTAATTGGCTATTCTACATCCAGCTATGACACAATAAAATCCATGTCGTCTCCTCTGAGATCAAATGTGTCAAATTCAGTGTATGGGTCCTATAGAGCCCCCAGTCCTTCTGGTACCCCACTATCGACTAGTGCTATGACCGTACCAGTTTTTTCTTTAGTGAATGTTCTCCCTGAGCCCCAAGAAAAGAAGTTATTAGACACAGTGTCAACCACTCAAACGCCATCATTTACTCCCAGAGCTAAGCCCTCAAAACCCCAACTCTTTATCCCATCATCAGCATTTAAATCAGCCACTGCCTCACAAATGTCATCAAGTCAAGATATTTTGCGGGACGTAGCAGACATGAAAGAGGGTCTTATAAAAATGACTGCCATATTGCAAACTGATGCCGCTAACGTATCGAAGTCATATCAGTCGCAGGCTACCAAGGAATCTAAAATGGAAGATGAGGAACCTTTCAGTTTAGTTGAAAAAGTTAAAGAAGATCTTGTGAAAGTCAGTGAAATCCTCTCTAAGGATGTActgaatgagacaaaagtatgcaCTAAGGACAAAGCATCTGAGGATGAGTGGGAAGAGTTCTCTAAAGATGAAATAGAAGAGGCTCAACAGTGTGTCCTGAAATCCCATCCTGCATTTGAATCCACCCTCCCAGTGAGACCACAGTCAGTGCAAGACAAAGATCTGAATTTAGCCAAGGTGGTTGACTACTTAATGAATGACATTGGTGCTAGTTCACTTTCAAAAATTGCTGGTGAAAAGAGCAAATATAATGAAATGAAGGAGGGAGAGGAAAAACAGAAACGCACTTTCAAATCTGAGCATAAACTCAAAATGCCACCTCCAGGCATGCGCACCTCTCCTTCAGAGAAAGATTTGTGTAAATTAACCGATTCATACAGTGGTACAGATGCAATTTTGGAATCCCCTGATGACTTTTCCCATGATCAGGATAAAAGCCCACTCTCAGACAGTGGTTTTGAAACCCGAAGCGAAAAAACTCCTTCGGCTCCGCAAAGTGCAGAGAGCACAGGACCCAAACCTCTCTTTTCAGATGTCCCTATTCCCCCAGTCATAACAGAAACCAGAACAGAGGTTGTTCATGTCATCAGAAGCTATGAACATCCTGAGGAGGCCTGTGAGCCCCTATTGGAAGAACCTGCCGCCGTGCAGTCACCTGCTTGCATTGAAGCGGATTCCGCTGCTGGCTCCATCAAAGATAAAGTAAAGGCCTTCCAGATGAAAGTCAGTTCTGAAGATGATTCTGTAATGAGCAAAAGTATGTGTCTGAAAGAGGAAACTCATATAACCACCACAACCAGAATGGTCTACCACAAACCCCAGTTGAAAGAGGCAGGCTCGGACAGAATTGAAGAAACCATGTCAGTTCGAGACATAATGAAAGCTTTCCAGTCAGGGAGAGACCCTTCCAAAGAATTGGCTGGGCTATTTGAACACAAGGCTAGTAAGGATTCTATCAAAGGAGATGAATTAACACCACGGTTCCTTGACAAGGACACAAAACCAAAAGTTGAAAGAATAATTGAGGTTCACATAGAGAAAGGCAACACAACAGACCCAACAGAGGTAATAATCCGAGAGACAAAGAAACACCCCGAGTACGTTAGCAAAGGCAGCCGTGGTCTGAAAGAACTTTCTAACAGAGTTGACGGTGATTTTGGGGCCCTGCAAGATGATGAACTGTTTACTACTGAGGAAACAGTGCCCTCTTTCTTAGAAACCTCTAGAGTCAATACACCTGTTTCTCAAGAGGAGGAGAGTCGACCCGGTTCTGCTCAGCTCGCTGCTGATGACTCATATAAAGCTTTTAAACTCCTAAGCCAGCAGTCCATTGAATATCATGACGATGAATTGTCTGAGCTGAGGGGAGAGTCATATAGATTTGCTGAGAAAATGCTTCTTTCAGAAAAATTAGACACAGCACAGTCTGATACTGAGGATTTAGTCATTAACCAGGGAAATGGCATCACTCCTGAATTAGGAGCAGAAGGATTTTATGGCTCCAAAAAAGAATCCATTTTCAGGCCAGCAAGGGAGACATCCGACAGATTTTTCCATAAAGATCAGTATGATAAGCTGACAGTGTTGCACTATACAACAGAACCTGGCAGCCCCAAACATACAGTCAGGATGCGCTTCACCCAAGATAAGCAAGACAGAAATAGAGACAAACTCATATATGAAGATCGCGTTGACCAAACTGTCAAAGAGGCCGAAGAAAAACTGAGTGAGGTTTCACAGTTTTTTAGAGACAAAACAGAAAAGCTAAATGATGAGCTTCAGTCCCCTGAGAAAAAGGTTCCCATGAGAGACTTCAGAGAGACACGGTCAGGCCCAAGCTCAGTGTGCAGTAGTCCTCAGAAAACAAAGCCGAAAGCTGAAATGAGCTCTGATGAATGGGATAAGGGGAAACAGAAATTGCTTGGTAGCATGAATGAAAGAAAAAGCACTAGTTTGCCAAGCAGCCCAGAAAGGCATGTGCAGTCACGCTTAAATGAGGACAAATCAAAACAGGAAAACGGTGCTTGGCAGTCAAAGACAGGTGATATTTCTCCCCCAGTTCAAGTTAAGACTTCCAGAGTGAGCTCTGTTCGGCTAAAATTTGAAACAGAGGTCCAAAATCAAGATAAAAGTATCCCAAGTACACAATCAAAACCACCTGTGAAAAAACTTCAAGAAAGTAAGTTACCCGTGTATCAGTTCTTTGTTGGCTCAAAGGCTTCAAAGGTAGATACGACAGAGGAAGGAAAGCCTCTGAACAAATCTGCAGAGGGTGATAAAAGTAAAGTGATCTCTGGGCAAAGTTCATCTGTTAGTAAATTTGGCATTGCATCATGTTCATCTGAAACACCCGACACCATTTTGCGCAAGCCACAGTTTGAAAAGGTCAGTAAGCCAAAAGATGAAACGGATGAAAAACTTAGTGACGGCAATAAAGTCAGAACTATTGAAAGTGGTAAGGAACAAATCCGTAACTCTTTAAAAGATGCTAGTAGTATTGACAAGCAGAGCGCAATCAGTGTCGACCTTAAGGGGCAGCATTTTGAAAATGAGCTGCTTGTAAAAGAGATACAAGCAGAATTGAAATCAAAAACTAACCACATTGACAGTGATGATACACAAATCAAGACCCTTAAAAAAAAGATCATAGAATCACAAATTCCTGTGAGAATGTCATCCGGTCTTCTTGATACTGATCAAGCAAAGAAAGCAAAACAAGACACAGTTGTTAAACAATTGGAAAAGAGTCCATCACATATACCTACCTTAGCTAAAACAAGAGTTCAGGGTCGCTCAGAACTGTCTAGGGAAGAGGCTGTAACAAAGGCGTTTCAAGGTTCTGCAGAGGGTGGTGGTTTCAAAGATCCAAGTTCAGGCAACTACAATGATACTAGTGCAGTGGAAAAGGTTACCACGGTCACCACCAGAGAAAGTTTCAAAGGACTGAAAACATTACCAGTTTATGTCAGTGTACAAGTAGGAAAACAAGGTGACAAAGATTTAGCAGGAGGGGCAAATGGATCTGTCAGGAAAATAGTCAGTTCAGAGAGCCGAACAATTTACACGGTCAAACAGAGACAGCCGACATCCCCTCAGGGTAGCCCAGATGATGACACATTAGAACAGATATCCTTTCTTGATAGTTCTGGGAAAAGTCCCATGACCCCAGAAACACCTAGCTCTGAAGAAGTCAGTTATGATCTTACCTCAAGAACCCCTGAATGTTTCATGGCATTCATACCAGGCAGTGCTAGTCCAATAGCTGAAGTTTCAGAAGAATCAGAGGATTCAGAGCAAGGCAAAGCATTTACATTTAAAGAACCTGCCCCAGAAAAGCTCAGAGACACCATGCCAGCCAACAGGTGTCAGGATACCCGACAGACAAGTAAAGACAAACGGGTTGCCTACATAGAGtttcctcctccccctccctTGGACCCTGATTCATCACAAACTGAGAAAAAAGGGTCCAGTCCTTCCTTAGAGATGGACACCGATTTGATGGAGGTGAACCTCCAGGAGGAGCATGATAAGCATCTACTTGCTGAGCCCATAATTAGAGTCCATCCTCCATCCCCTGTGCCTCCAGGAGCTAATGACAGTGACTCAAGTGAAGATGAATCAGTATTTCAACCCATTCCTGTCAAGAAATATACCTTTAAAATTGAGGAGCAGGACCACGAGAAGGAATCCAAACCCAAAAAACATGACCGAAATGGCAATCATAAAGAATCTGGGATAAATGGTAATGGCAAGGCAGAAGATAATGACTATGAACAAAATGGCAATGACCAATCTATTACAGACTGCTCAATAGCAACAACTGCCGAGTTCTCTCATGACACAGATGCCACAGAGATCGATTCTCTGGATGGATATGACTTTCAGGATGAGGATGATGGCCTTCATGAACATGATACAAAACCATTTGGATTTTCCAGcgacaacagaaaagacatttggGCATCAGAAAGCATGCTTAGGCCTAGTGATCGTTCTTTCAGCCAAAGTAAACTAGAAGTAATTGAAGAGGAATCACCAACTGAGGAGTACAAAAAGGCAAATGCTAAGAGTGACCCTTCTGTTAAAAAGGCTGAAAATGGAAAAGAGAAGGACAAGGACAAAACGCAATCAAAGGAAGAAGGACTGCCTGACACTTACTTTAGCTACAAGCTTGAGGAAGAGTTTAATACTCCATTTAAAACTGTTGCAACAAAAGGCTTGGACTTTGATCCTTGGTCAAGCAAAGGAGGAGATGATGAAGTTGTTGACGCTAGAATTAAAGATGATGAGCCCAAGCCTTTCGGGCTAGCTATAGATGAGAAGTCTCAAGCGACTACCCCTGACACGACTCCTGCAAGAACTCCAACTGATGAAAGCACACCAACTAGTGAACCTAACCCATTCCCCTTCCATGAAGGGAAGATGTTTGAGATGACCCGCAGTGGTGCAATTGACATGAGCAAACGGGATTTTGTTGAAGAGAGGCTGCAGTTTTTCCAGATTG gCCCTCAGAGTCCTTGCGAGAGGACAGACCTGCGAATGGCTATCGTGGCTGATCATCTTGGCCTAAGTTGGACTG AGCTGGCTAGAGAAATGGATTTCTCGGTTGATGAGATAAATCACATCCGTGTGGACAACCCCAACTCGTTGACAGCTCAGAGTTTCATGCTATTAAAGAAATGGGTCAGCAGAGACGGTAAAAATGCCACAA cgGATGCCTTAACTGCAGCACTGACAAAGATCAATCGGATGGATATTGTGACATTGCTGGAAGGGCCAATATTTGATTATGGTAACATTTCAGGCACAAGGTGTTTTGCAGATGATAACGCAGTTTTCCGGGATCAGGCTGATG GTTACCACGACATCAGTCTGGAGCTGCAGAGTCCCTCAGAGTTGTCCTATGAACCCCCTACCCCTCTCCGCCAGGATGATTTCTTTAGTGAGGACGGTAGTGTAGTCTCGCCCAATAGAATCATCATTAGACCCAATGAACTGTCCTTGCCAACCACCTCCAGGGATGCGCTCTCGTCCGATGCGCCGCCCCCTACCGTGGTAGCTGAGGATACCTCAGTAGGAGGCAGAAGGTCTTATAGTCAAGAATGGGGCTCGACTGAAGACGACCTGGAGCTCCATGACAGTGATGACGTGTCTAAACATCCAGAAGTATTCACGCAGAGCGCTCTCCAAGAGCAAGAGGTTCCTCCCAGTGAAGCCCATGGGGCAAGAGAAAGTGGCAGGTCTGGTtttggagaagaagaagaagaagaagaggaggaagagatGGCAAAGGAGAAGCCCAAGTCCCTTTTTAAAGGCATTAACTTGGAGGAAGGGTCAGAGAATGAGGATATAACCAAAGAAAGAGTGCAGGCAAATCTCTCACCAGTGGAACAGGCAGAAAAAGAGATCTCTTCGattgcagggttgcaagaaggtcCATCCAGCGTGAGCAAGGAGATCTCTGCTTCAGTTCTGAACACTGATACACAAATGCAGCAAGAGAGGAG TCAAAAGCCAACATCTACTCCTCCTGTGCTGCAAGCTGAGAGACAGAACGGGGAACATCCAGAGCTACTAGCCCAAGCTGGCTCATTGCTTGAGCCCCAGGAACCACTGAGTAAGCTGAAGGGCAAAGGCAGCAAGGACTCTGAGAAAATGGATAGGATCACCCCAGATGACACTACCGCTGGACTGGGCACCATGGAAGAGGAGACAGCAGAGCCAAAAGCTAAG